The Gluconacetobacter diazotrophicus PA1 5 genome includes a region encoding these proteins:
- a CDS encoding single-stranded DNA-binding protein: MSSVHVIVGHVGQDAEIVELGNGRKKATISVADTNTWPGEGGQWNEHTTWHKVVTFQKGLVEKLEKAGGKGRLVLINGRLQCRTYEKEGRTIQVWETIVENGGELRFLDSAKS, translated from the coding sequence ATGTCGAGCGTGCATGTCATTGTCGGTCATGTCGGCCAGGACGCTGAAATTGTCGAGTTGGGCAATGGCCGCAAGAAGGCCACCATTTCGGTGGCCGATACCAACACCTGGCCGGGCGAAGGTGGTCAGTGGAATGAGCATACTACCTGGCACAAAGTGGTCACGTTCCAGAAAGGACTGGTCGAGAAGCTGGAAAAGGCGGGCGGTAAAGGCCGATTGGTCCTTATTAACGGGCGGTTGCAATGCCGGACTTATGAAAAGGAAGGCCGCACTATTCAGGTATGGGAGACAATAGTGGAAAATGGCGGGGAGTTGCGGTTCCTCGATTCAGCAAAGAGTTAA